In one Lolium rigidum isolate FL_2022 chromosome 3, APGP_CSIRO_Lrig_0.1, whole genome shotgun sequence genomic region, the following are encoded:
- the LOC124699358 gene encoding peroxidase 4-like translates to MAARATAIVFSLVLALAIAGGASAQLSTGFYSNSCPNMLTAVRSALRPAIARERRVGASIVRLFFHDCFVQGCDASLLLDDAPGIQGEKNAVPNKNSARGFEVIDAIKAAVEKACPGVVSCADVLAVAAEDSVVALGGPSWEVKVGRRDSTTASFNGANNDIPPPTSGLANLTSLFAAKGLSQKDMVALSGAHTIGLARCTNFRDHIYNDTNIDAGFARSRQSNCPRTTGSGDNNLAPLDLQTPTVFENAYYKNLVQKRALLHSDQELFNGGATDAQVRSYVSSQEAFFKDFVVGMIKMGDVAPLTGSNGQIRKNCRRIN, encoded by the exons ATGGCAGCGCGCGCCACCGCGATCGTCTTCTCGCTCGTCCTCGCGCtggccatcgccggcggcgcgtcGGCGCAGCTGTCGACGGGCTTCTACTCCAACTCGTGCCCGAACATGCTCACCGCCGTGCGCTCGGCGCTGCGCCCGGCGATCGCCAGGGAGCGGCGCGTGGGTGCCTCCATCGTCCGCCTCttcttccacgactgcttcgtccAGGGCTGCGACGCCTCGCTGCTGCTGGACGACGCGCCGGGCATCCAGGGCGAGAAGAACGCCGTGCCCAACAAGAACTCCGCCAGGGGCTTCGAGGTCATCGATGCCATCAAGGCCGCCGTCGAGAAGGCTTGCCCTGGCGTCGTCTCCTGCGCCGAcgtgctcgccgtcgccgccgaggatAGCGTTGTCGCC CTGGGTGGTCCGagctgggaggtgaaggtggggcGGAGGGACTCAACGACGGCGAGCTTCAACGGTGCCAACAACGACATCCCCCCGCCGACGTCGGGACTCGCCAACCTTACCTCCCTCTTCGCCGCCAAGGGGCTCTCCCAGAAGGACATGGTCGCGCTCTCAG GAGCACACACCATCGGCCTAGCGCGCTGCACCAACTTCAGGGACCACATCTACAACGACACCAACATCGACGCTGGCTTCGCCAGAAGCCGCCAGTCAAACTGCCCTCGCACCACCGGCTCAGGTGACAACAACCTGGCGCCGCTGGACCTGCAGACTCCGACCGTCTTCGAGAACGCCTACTACAAGAACCTTGTGCAGAAAAGGGCCCTCCTGCACTCCGATCAGGAGCTCTTCAACGGGGGCGCCACCGACGCGCAGGTCCGGTCATACGTCAGCAGCCAGGAGGCCTTCTTCAAGGACTTCGTGGTGGGAATGATCAAGATGGGGGATGTTGCCCCGCTGACGGGGTCGAACGGGCAGATCAGGAAGAACTGCAGGAGGATCAACTAA